One window of the Trifolium pratense cultivar HEN17-A07 linkage group LG2, ARS_RC_1.1, whole genome shotgun sequence genome contains the following:
- the LOC123907939 gene encoding glutamate decarboxylase-like: protein MVISSTVTHPDEQRQSITCTFASRYMRDPVPKFKLPESSIPKDAAYQIINDELMLDGKPRLNLASFVTTWMEPECDKLIMDSLNKNYVDMDEYPVTTELQNRCVNIIAHLFHAPIGEEETAVGVGTVGSSEAIMLAGLAFKRKWQTKRKAEGKPYDKPNIVTGANVQVCWEKFARYFEVELKEVKLTEDYYVMDPLKAVEMVDENTICVAAILGSTLTGEFEDVKLLNELLTIKNKETGWDTPIHVDAASGGFVAPFLYPDLQWDFRLQWVKSINVSGHKYGLVYPGIGWVVWRNKDDLPDDLVFHINYLGSDQPTFTLNFSKGSSQIIAQYYQFIRLGFEGYKNVMENCLENTRVLKEGIEKTGRFKIVSKDIGVPLVAFSLKDSSQHTVFEIADHLRKYGWIVPAYTMPADAQHIAVLRVVIREDFSCSLAERLVSDIVKVVNHLDTLPSALSSKSAHVAVIASETSKEVKKDITETQAEIARYWKKLVDGKRVGAC from the exons ATGGTGATCTCATCAACTGTCACACACCCAGATGAACAAAGACAGAGCATAACATGTACTTTTGCTTCAAGATACATGCGTGACCCTGTTCCAAA GTTCAAGTTACCAGAGAGTTCTATACCAAAAGATGCAGCATATCAGATAATAAATGATGAGTTAATGTTAGATGGAAAACCAAGGCTTAATTTGGCTTCATTTGTGACTACTTGGATGGAACCTGAGTGTGATAAGCTTATCATGGATTCACTTAATAAGAACTATGTTGATATGGATGAGTACCCTGTCACTACTGAGCTTCAG AACCGATGTGTGAATATAATAGCACATCTATTCCATGCTCCGATTGGTGAAGAGGAAACTGCCGTAGGTGTTGGAACCGTAGGGTCATCCGAGGCAATAATGTTAGCTGGTTTAGCTTTTAAAAGAAAATGGCAGACAAAAAGAAAAGCAGAAGGCAAACCTTATGATAAACCCAACATAGTTACTGGGGCTAATGTGCAG GTTTGTTGGGAAAAATTTGCTAGGTACTTTGAGGTTGAGCTAAAGGAAGTGAAACTCACAGAAGATTACTATGTGATGGATCCATTGAAAGCAGTTGAAATGGTAGATGAGAACACCATCTGTGTTGCCGCCATTTTGGGTTCAACTCTGACCGGAGAGTTTGAGGACGTGAAGCTTCTTAACGAACTTCTTACTATAAAGAACAAGGAAACAGGATGGGATACACCAATTCATGTAGATGCTGCCAGTGGAGGGTTTGTTGCTCCATTTCTCTACCCTGATCTCCAATGGGATTTTCGTTTACAGTGGGTGAAGAGTATCAATGTTAGCGGTCATAAGTACGGTCTTGTTTACCCTGGTATCGGTTGGGTTGTCTGGAGGAATAAAGATGACTTGCCGGATGATCTTGTTTTTCATATCAATTATCTTGGATCTGATCAGCCAACTTTCACATTGAATTTCTCCAAAG GATCGAGTCAAATCATTGCTCAATACTACCAATTTATTCGACTTGGTTTTGAG GGATACAAAAATGTGATGGAAAATTGCTTGGAGAACACAAGAGTTTTGAAGGAAGGAATTGAGAAAACAGGAAGGTTTAAAATCGTCTCCAAAGATATAGGTGTACCACTTGTAGCCTTCTCTTTGAAAGACAGTAGCCAACACACAGTCTTCGAAATAGCCGACCATTTGAGAAAATACGGGTGGATAGTTCCGGCCTATACAATGCCAGCGGACGCACAACACATCGCGGTCCTCCGAGTGGTGATTAGGGAGGATTTCAGCTGTAGCCTGGCTGAGAGACTTGTTTCTGACATTGTCAAAGTTGTGAATCACTTGGATACACTTCCAAGTGCTCTCTCCTCGAAAAGTGCTCATGTGGCGGTTATCGCGAGTGAGACAAGTAAGGAAGTTAAGAAAGATATTACAGAGACTCAAGCTGAGATTGCTAGGTATTGGAAGAAGCTTGTGGATGGCAAGAGAGTTGGAGCATGCTAG
- the LOC123910311 gene encoding pentatricopeptide repeat-containing protein At1g73400, mitochondrial yields the protein MPSIPKRKIMLMGMFDRYINSLKNPFFSSLTHHHNHYHTYLFRNKALSQVETTLQSSMFSVFKYSTYCKLPLSNAHRIQLIQSSLQMNSFPACHLSVRRYCSETVSINQDFGCNVSDDVVEVNGVVEVNGIVEGNGFESDIDKVHITVMDNLLGFHNMEKALENLGIPLSTPLVTGMLHRLRYDEKIAFRFFTWAGHQDNYSHEPCAYNDMMDILSSTKYKVKQFRIVCDVLDYMKRNNKSKVPAEVLLDILRKYTERYLTHVQKFAKRKRIRVKTQPEINAFNFLLDALCKCCLVEEAEGLYKRMRKMINPNGDTYNILVFGWCRVRNPSRGMKLLEEMIQLGHKPDNFTYNTALDTYCKAGMIKDAVELFEFMRTKGSTISSPTAKSYSILIVALAQYDRMEECFKLMGHMISSGCLPDVTTYKDIIEGMCLCGKIDEAYKFLEEMGNKGYPPDIVTYNCFLRVLCDNKKSEEALKLYGRMIELSCIPSVQTYTMLISMFYKMDDPDGAFETWQEMEKRGCRPDTDTYCVMIEGLFNCNKAEDACILLEEVINKGIKLPYRNFDSLLMQLSVIGDLQAIHKLSDHMRKFYNNPMARRYALSQKRKSMSLRGKS from the coding sequence ATGCCTTCAATTCCAAAACGCAAAATCATGTTAATGGGCATGTTTGATAGGTACATAAATTCTCTCAAAAACCCTTTCTTTTCATCACTAACCCATCATCATAATCATTATCACACTTATCTTTTCAGAAACAAAGCTTTGTCACAAGTTGAAACCACACTTCAATCATCAATGTTTTCTGTATTTAAATACTCCACTTATTGTAAATTACCATTATCAAATGCTCATCgtattcaattgattcaatctTCATTGCAAATGAACTCTTTTCCTGCATGTCATTTATCCGTTCGCCGGTATTGTTCAGAAACTGTTTCCATTAATCAAGATTTTGGTTGTAATGTGAGTGATGATGTTGTGGAGGTTAATGGTGTTGTGGAGGTTAATGGTATTGTGGAGGGTAATGGTTTTGAGAGTGATATTGATAAGGTGCATATCACTGTAATGGATAATTTACTAGGTTTTCACAATATGGAGAAAGCTCTTGAAAATTTGGGTATCCCATTGTCCACACCTTTGGTTACTGGTATGTTGCATAGGCTTCGATATGATGAGAAGATTGCGTTTCGGTTTTTTACATGGGCTGGTCATCAAGATAATTACTCACATGAGCCTTGTGCTTATAATGATATGATGGATATCTTGTCTAGTACAAAGTATAAAGTAAAACAGTTTCGGATTGTTTGCGATGTGTTGGATTATATGAAGAGGAACAACAAGAGTAAAGTTCCGGCGGAAGTTCTGTTGGATATTTTGAGGAAATATACCGAGAGGTATCTGACTCACGTGCAGAAGTTTGCGAAGAGGAAGAGGATAAGAGTTAAGACACAACCAGAAATAAATGCATTTAACTTTCTGTTGGATGCTTTGTGCAAGTGTTGCTTGGTTGAGGAAGCTGAAGGATTATATAAGAGAATGAGGAAAATGATAAATCCTAATGGGGATACGTATAATATATTGGTTTTTGGGTGGTGTCGGGTTAGAAACCCGAGTAGAGGGATGAAACTGTTGGAAGAAATGATTCAACTAGGTCATAAGCCTGACAATTTCACGTACAACACTGCCCTCGATACTTACTGCAAAGCAGGCATGATAAAAGACGCGGTAGAGCTTTTCGAGTTCATGAGGACAAAAGGTTCAACCATTTCTTCTCCCACTGCCAAGAGTTATTCAATTCTAATTGTGGCTCTCGCCCAATATGATAGAATGGAGGAATGTTTTAAACTTATGGGGCATATGATTAGCAGTGGTTGTCTTCCTGACGTCACAACTTACAAAGATATAATCGAAGGTATGTGTTTGTGCGGTAAGATAGATGAAGCTTACAAGTTCTTGGAAGAGATGGGAAACAAAGGTTACCCACCTGATATTGTTACTTATAATTGTTTCCTCAGGGTTCTCTGTGACAATAAGAAATCTGAGGAAGCCCTTAAACTGTATGGAAGAATGATTGAATTGAGTTGTATTCCTAGCGTGCAGACTTACACTATGCTGATTTCGATGTTTTATAAGATGGATGATCCTGACGGAGCATTTGAGACTTGGCAAGAAATGGAGAAGAGGGGTTGCAGACCAGACACTGATACATACTGTGTCATGATTGAGGGGCTATTCAACTGCAATAAAGCAGAAGATGCTTGTATTCTTTTGGAAGAAGTGATAAACAAGGGAATAAAATTGCCGTATAGGAATTTTGATTCCCTGTTGATGCAACTTTCAGTGATTGGTGATCTTCAGGCTATTCATAAGCTCTCCGATCATATGAGGAAATTCTATAATAATCCTATGGCAAGACGTTATGCTCTAAGCCAGAAGCGCAAGAGCATGAGTTTGAGAGGGAAGTCATAG